A stretch of Homo sapiens chromosome 12, GRCh38.p14 Primary Assembly DNA encodes these proteins:
- the CLEC12B gene encoding C-type lectin domain family 12 member B isoform X4 has protein sequence MSEEVTYATLTFQDSAGARNNRDGNNLRKRGHPAPSPIWRHAALGLVTLCLMLLIGLVTLGMMFLQISNDINSDSEKLSQLQKTIQQQQDNLSQQLGNSNNLSMEEEFLKSQISSVLKRQEQMAIKLCQELIIHTSGFSYVTAITHVFVLLAGIIMGLLWQKLVLGRWLCSLSILI, from the exons ATGTCTGAAGAAGTGACCTACGCGACACTCACATTTCAGGATTCTGCTGGAGCAAGGAATAACCGAGATGGAAATAACCTAAGAAAAAGAG GGCATCCAGCTCCATCTCCCATTTGGCGTCATGCTGCTCTGGGTCTGGTAACTCTTTGCCTGATGTTGCTGATTGGGCTGGTGACATTGGGGATGATGT TTTTGCAGATATCTAATGACATTAACTCAGATTCAGAGAAATTGAGTCAACTTCAGAAAaccatccaacagcagcaggaTAACTTATCCCAGCAACTGGGCAACTCCAACAACTTGTCCATGGAGGAGGAATTTCTCAAGTCACAGATCTCCAGTGTACTGAAGAGGCAGGAACAAATGGCCATCAAACTGTGCCAAGAGCTAATCATTCATACTTCAG GATTTTCTTATGTCACAGCCATTACTCATGTTTTCGTTCTTTTGGCTGGGATTATCATGGGACTCCTCTGGCAGAAGTTGGTTCTGGGAAGATGGCTCTGTTCCCTCTCCATCCTT
- the CLEC12B gene encoding C-type lectin domain family 12 member B isoform 5 (isoform 5 is encoded by transcript variant 6), producing MSEEVTYATLTFQDSAGARNNRDGNNLRKRGHPAPSPIWRHAALGLVTLCLMLLIGLVTLGMMFLQISNDINSDSEKLSQLQKTIQQQQDNLSQQLGNSNNLSMEEEFLKSQISSVLKRQEQMAIKLCQELIIHTSDHRCNPCPKMWQWYQNSCYYFTTNEEKTWANSRKDCIDKNSTLVKIDSLEEKDFLMSQPLLMFSFFWLGLSWDSSGRSWFWEDGSVPSPSFAEIFWICEKTAAPVKTEDLD from the exons ATGTCTGAAGAAGTGACCTACGCGACACTCACATTTCAGGATTCTGCTGGAGCAAGGAATAACCGAGATGGAAATAACCTAAGAAAAAGAG GGCATCCAGCTCCATCTCCCATTTGGCGTCATGCTGCTCTGGGTCTGGTAACTCTTTGCCTGATGTTGCTGATTGGGCTGGTGACATTGGGGATGATGT TTTTGCAGATATCTAATGACATTAACTCAGATTCAGAGAAATTGAGTCAACTTCAGAAAaccatccaacagcagcaggaTAACTTATCCCAGCAACTGGGCAACTCCAACAACTTGTCCATGGAGGAGGAATTTCTCAAGTCACAGATCTCCAGTGTACTGAAGAGGCAGGAACAAATGGCCATCAAACTGTGCCAAGAGCTAATCATTCATACTTCAG accACAGATGTAATCCATGTCCTAAGATGTGGCAATGGTACCAAAATAGTTGCTACTATTTTACAACAAATGAGGAGAAAACCTGGGCTAACAGTAGAAAGGACTGCATAGACAAGAACTCCACCCTAGTGAAGATAGACAGTTTGGAAGAAAAG GATTTTCTTATGTCACAGCCATTACTCATGTTTTCGTTCTTTTGGCTGGGATTATCATGGGACTCCTCTGGCAGAAGTTGGTTCTGGGAAGATGGCTCTGTTCCCTCTCCATCCTT
- the CLEC12B gene encoding C-type lectin domain family 12 member B isoform X3 codes for MSEEVTYATLTFQDSAGARNNRDGNNLRKRGHPAPSPIWRHAALGLVTLCLMLLIGLVTLGMMFLQISNDINSDSEKLSQLQKTIQQQQDNLSQQLGNSNNLSMEEEFLKSQISSVLKRQEQMAIKLCQELIIHTSGFSYVTAITHVFVLLAGIIMGLLWQKLVLGRWLCSLSILVRL; via the exons ATGTCTGAAGAAGTGACCTACGCGACACTCACATTTCAGGATTCTGCTGGAGCAAGGAATAACCGAGATGGAAATAACCTAAGAAAAAGAG GGCATCCAGCTCCATCTCCCATTTGGCGTCATGCTGCTCTGGGTCTGGTAACTCTTTGCCTGATGTTGCTGATTGGGCTGGTGACATTGGGGATGATGT TTTTGCAGATATCTAATGACATTAACTCAGATTCAGAGAAATTGAGTCAACTTCAGAAAaccatccaacagcagcaggaTAACTTATCCCAGCAACTGGGCAACTCCAACAACTTGTCCATGGAGGAGGAATTTCTCAAGTCACAGATCTCCAGTGTACTGAAGAGGCAGGAACAAATGGCCATCAAACTGTGCCAAGAGCTAATCATTCATACTTCAG GATTTTCTTATGTCACAGCCATTACTCATGTTTTCGTTCTTTTGGCTGGGATTATCATGGGACTCCTCTGGCAGAAGTTGGTTCTGGGAAGATGGCTCTGTTCCCTCTCCATCCTTGTACGTCTCTAA
- the CLEC12B gene encoding C-type lectin domain family 12 member B isoform 2 (isoform 2 is encoded by transcript variant 2), translating into MSEEVTYATLTFQDSAGARNNRDGNNLRKRGHPAPSPIWRHAALGLVTLCLMLLIGLVTLGMMFLQISNDINSDSEKLSQLQKTIQQQQDNLSQQLGNSNNLSMEEEFLKSQISSVLKRQEQMAIKLCQELIIHTSDHRCNPCPKMWQWYQNSCYYFTTNEEKTWANSRKDCIDKNSTLVKIDSLEEKDFLMSQPLLMFSFFWLGLSWDSSGRSWFWEDGSVPSPSLYVSNY; encoded by the exons ATGTCTGAAGAAGTGACCTACGCGACACTCACATTTCAGGATTCTGCTGGAGCAAGGAATAACCGAGATGGAAATAACCTAAGAAAAAGAG GGCATCCAGCTCCATCTCCCATTTGGCGTCATGCTGCTCTGGGTCTGGTAACTCTTTGCCTGATGTTGCTGATTGGGCTGGTGACATTGGGGATGATGT TTTTGCAGATATCTAATGACATTAACTCAGATTCAGAGAAATTGAGTCAACTTCAGAAAaccatccaacagcagcaggaTAACTTATCCCAGCAACTGGGCAACTCCAACAACTTGTCCATGGAGGAGGAATTTCTCAAGTCACAGATCTCCAGTGTACTGAAGAGGCAGGAACAAATGGCCATCAAACTGTGCCAAGAGCTAATCATTCATACTTCAG accACAGATGTAATCCATGTCCTAAGATGTGGCAATGGTACCAAAATAGTTGCTACTATTTTACAACAAATGAGGAGAAAACCTGGGCTAACAGTAGAAAGGACTGCATAGACAAGAACTCCACCCTAGTGAAGATAGACAGTTTGGAAGAAAAG GATTTTCTTATGTCACAGCCATTACTCATGTTTTCGTTCTTTTGGCTGGGATTATCATGGGACTCCTCTGGCAGAAGTTGGTTCTGGGAAGATGGCTCTGTTCCCTCTCCATCCTTGTACGTCTCTAACTATTGA
- the CLEC12B gene encoding C-type lectin domain family 12 member B isoform 4 (isoform 4 is encoded by transcript variant 4) → MEEEFLKSQISSVLKRQEQMAIKLCQELIIHTSDHRCNPCPKMWQWYQNSCYYFTTNEEKTWANSRKDCIDKNSTLVKIDSLEEKDFLMSQPLLMFSFFWLGLSWDSSGRSWFWEDGSVPSPSLYVSNY, encoded by the exons ATGGAGGAGGAATTTCTCAAGTCACAGATCTCCAGTGTACTGAAGAGGCAGGAACAAATGGCCATCAAACTGTGCCAAGAGCTAATCATTCATACTTCAG accACAGATGTAATCCATGTCCTAAGATGTGGCAATGGTACCAAAATAGTTGCTACTATTTTACAACAAATGAGGAGAAAACCTGGGCTAACAGTAGAAAGGACTGCATAGACAAGAACTCCACCCTAGTGAAGATAGACAGTTTGGAAGAAAAG GATTTTCTTATGTCACAGCCATTACTCATGTTTTCGTTCTTTTGGCTGGGATTATCATGGGACTCCTCTGGCAGAAGTTGGTTCTGGGAAGATGGCTCTGTTCCCTCTCCATCCTTGTACGTCTCTAACTATTGA